A portion of the Marinobacter alexandrii genome contains these proteins:
- a CDS encoding NifU family protein, whose protein sequence is MSRLLSNFSTNFTIVLLNAETMQATEESRAVNIYTESNPNPNSLKFVANFMLMPEGVSRDYPNNESTVEAPLAKSLFNEFDFIEGVFYMSNFITITKNEETEWFEVKAKIQQYIKDFLTEGKDIITEKIIDNIDEELTGDDAEAKIKGVLEEYIKPAVEMDGGAIKLASYKDGVVTVTLQGSCSGCPSSTITLKNGIENLLKRMVPEVKEVVAEEG, encoded by the coding sequence ATGTCTAGGTTGCTTTCGAACTTTTCTACGAACTTTACCATTGTATTGCTAAACGCAGAAACTATGCAAGCCACAGAAGAATCACGAGCAGTGAATATTTATACAGAATCTAACCCTAACCCTAACTCTTTAAAGTTTGTTGCCAACTTTATGTTGATGCCTGAAGGTGTAAGCAGGGACTACCCTAATAATGAAAGTACAGTAGAGGCTCCTTTGGCTAAGTCACTGTTCAATGAGTTTGATTTTATAGAAGGAGTATTCTATATGAGTAATTTCATTACCATCACAAAAAATGAAGAAACTGAGTGGTTCGAGGTAAAAGCTAAAATTCAGCAATACATCAAAGACTTTCTAACCGAAGGAAAAGATATCATCACAGAAAAAATCATAGATAATATTGATGAAGAACTCACTGGAGATGACGCAGAAGCGAAGATCAAGGGAGTACTAGAAGAATATATAAAACCTGCGGTCGAGATGGACGGAGGAGCCATTAAGTTAGCTTCGTACAAAGATGGCGTAGTGACCGTTACGCTTCAAGGGTCGTGCAGTGGTTGTCCATCGTCAACCATTACTTTAAAAAATGGTATTGAGAATCTATTGAAGCGAATGGTACCTGAAGTAAAAGAAGTAGTGGCAGAAGAAGGCTAA
- a CDS encoding FKBP-type peptidyl-prolyl cis-trans isomerase: protein MKEIVLGVVLALVIASCGEGDVAIITDPSIQAEKDSVAIAEYLEINGFLENQIGTATNGVRYVILDSGSVNAADRIDESDQVNFNYIGKTLGDTIFDTSIEVIGDSLQAYYEENPFVIDNDTISVFTGLNYEPLFITYSSSAWTIPTGDGGFVAGFANGIAGTFKHLGIGGKAIILIPSGQAYGERGIGVFIGSNAPILFELQPVSVTKQ, encoded by the coding sequence ATGAAAGAAATAGTATTAGGTGTTGTATTAGCATTGGTGATTGCATCTTGCGGTGAAGGGGACGTGGCTATTATTACAGATCCTAGCATACAAGCTGAAAAGGATAGTGTTGCAATTGCAGAGTATCTAGAGATAAATGGATTTTTAGAAAATCAAATTGGTACTGCTACAAATGGTGTTAGATATGTAATTCTTGATTCTGGTTCGGTGAATGCCGCTGATAGAATTGACGAAAGCGATCAAGTAAATTTCAACTACATAGGTAAAACACTAGGCGATACAATTTTTGATACCTCAATAGAAGTTATTGGAGATTCTTTGCAAGCCTACTACGAAGAAAACCCATTCGTAATCGATAACGATACAATAAGTGTTTTTACTGGTCTAAATTATGAGCCACTTTTCATTACATATTCGAGTTCAGCTTGGACAATTCCGACAGGAGATGGAGGATTTGTAGCAGGCTTTGCAAATGGTATAGCAGGAACCTTCAAGCACTTAGGGATAGGAGGAAAAGCGATCATCCTAATTCCTTCTGGTCAAGCTTACGGTGAAAGAGGTATAGGTGTATTCATAGGGTCTAATGCTCCGATTCTATTTGAATTACAACCTGTTTCAGTCACAAAACAATAG
- the secDF gene encoding protein translocase subunit SecDF, translated as MKNKGFIVFLTILISLLCIYYLSFTYISQNVQQQAVEATQDSDGATDVVEKQRYLDSIWNEPVYDLFGIGYTYKEIKETELNLGLDLQGGMHVTLEVSPVDIIKGLTGNSGDSDFTASLTAAKTSVRGTQLDFVDEFYNEFKERAPEKELAQIFATAANRGRISLQSTDSEILDIINTEVESAIDRSFNILRTRIDRFGTSQPNIQRLQGTGRIQIELPGVDNPQRVRKLLQGVAKLEFWEVHQQQEVGQVLLQINSLIVEEMKKNPVSQELAEDGQQIKDDITALLSSDDEADSLATNEEDSVTNDQLDSLINTQNSPLLDLMINTGQGGFVYNARDTAKINRILEREDVQAIIPSTMKFLWDVQPKDKGDDLTGPDLLELYPIRTNRSGKASLTGEVISNASASLNERAEPEVSMQMNASGSRTWAKMTRENVGQRIAIVLDNYVFSAPNVIGEIPNGSSQISGGFQTIDEAKDLANILKAGSLPAPTTIVEDVVVGPTLGKVAQDQGLNSILIGLIIVIVFMVIYYAKGGLIANLALFFNVFFIMGILAQFGTSLTLPGIAGIVLTIGMAIDANVLIFERIKEELRNGAGLKAAISSGYSKAYWSIFDANVTTLIVGFILFTLGQGPVKGFAITLMIGIVCSFFSAVFITRVVVEAFSKKGDNSKLSFANAFSRNALTKLNFDFLSKRKLAYVFSSIFIGVGIIAMIVKSLALGVDFKGGRAYVITFDEDRDPTEIKTSLGSYFDNASTEVKTFGADNILKITTSFKIDDETDVADAEVRDKLIEGLTASTGLAYIEDGAILSDGNFTISSSSKVGATIADDIKNSSYKSAIFALVCIFIYIVFRFRKWQFGLGAIIALFHDTMFVLSAFAIANLLGISFEIDQVFVAAILTIIGYSINDTVVVFDRIRENMGIKSGSELIPVFNESLNSTISRTFITSVTTLIVVIVLFLFGGAVLQGFSFALLVGIIVGTYSSIFIATPIVIDLNKKKD; from the coding sequence ATGAAAAATAAAGGATTTATAGTCTTTTTAACGATACTCATCTCATTGCTGTGTATCTATTACTTATCGTTTACCTACATCTCTCAGAATGTGCAACAGCAGGCTGTAGAAGCAACTCAGGATAGCGATGGCGCCACGGATGTGGTTGAAAAACAACGATACCTTGACTCTATATGGAATGAGCCTGTATACGATCTTTTTGGGATTGGTTATACATATAAGGAAATAAAAGAAACAGAGTTAAATCTTGGACTTGATCTTCAAGGAGGAATGCACGTAACTCTCGAGGTTTCTCCTGTAGATATTATTAAAGGATTAACTGGAAATAGTGGAGACTCAGACTTTACTGCATCTTTGACCGCTGCAAAGACAAGTGTCAGAGGAACTCAGCTCGATTTCGTGGATGAATTTTATAATGAATTCAAAGAAAGGGCTCCTGAAAAAGAACTTGCTCAAATTTTTGCTACAGCCGCCAATAGAGGTAGAATAAGTTTACAAAGCACAGATTCTGAAATTCTTGATATTATCAATACAGAAGTAGAAAGTGCTATTGATCGTTCTTTTAACATTCTAAGAACAAGAATTGATCGATTCGGAACTTCACAGCCTAACATCCAAAGATTGCAGGGAACAGGTAGAATTCAGATAGAACTTCCAGGAGTTGATAATCCTCAAAGGGTACGAAAGCTTCTTCAAGGGGTAGCTAAGCTTGAGTTTTGGGAAGTTCATCAGCAGCAAGAAGTTGGACAAGTATTGCTCCAAATTAACTCACTGATAGTTGAGGAGATGAAGAAGAATCCTGTAAGTCAAGAGCTAGCAGAAGACGGTCAACAAATAAAAGATGATATTACGGCCTTGCTTAGCAGTGATGACGAAGCAGATTCTCTAGCGACTAATGAAGAAGATTCTGTAACCAATGATCAGCTTGATTCGCTGATCAATACCCAAAACTCTCCTCTACTTGATTTGATGATAAATACTGGTCAAGGAGGCTTTGTTTACAATGCAAGGGATACAGCAAAAATTAATCGAATTCTTGAAAGAGAGGATGTTCAAGCTATCATTCCATCTACCATGAAGTTTCTCTGGGATGTTCAGCCAAAAGATAAAGGTGATGATCTTACAGGACCCGACCTTCTCGAATTATATCCTATCAGAACAAACAGAAGTGGGAAAGCTTCTTTGACAGGTGAAGTTATCTCTAATGCATCTGCTTCTTTGAATGAAAGAGCCGAACCTGAAGTAAGTATGCAAATGAATGCATCAGGTTCCAGAACCTGGGCAAAAATGACGCGTGAAAATGTAGGTCAACGCATAGCAATTGTATTAGATAACTACGTTTTTTCAGCTCCAAATGTAATAGGCGAGATTCCAAACGGTAGCTCACAGATTTCTGGAGGTTTTCAAACCATTGACGAAGCGAAGGATTTGGCCAACATCCTGAAAGCTGGTTCGCTCCCGGCTCCTACCACTATTGTTGAAGATGTAGTTGTAGGACCAACTTTAGGGAAGGTGGCTCAAGATCAAGGGTTAAATTCAATACTCATTGGTCTGATAATCGTAATTGTGTTCATGGTCATCTACTATGCGAAAGGGGGGCTGATAGCCAATCTAGCGCTATTCTTTAATGTATTCTTCATCATGGGTATTCTTGCCCAGTTTGGCACATCACTGACTTTACCTGGTATTGCAGGTATAGTACTAACCATTGGTATGGCTATTGATGCAAACGTGCTAATATTTGAAAGAATCAAAGAAGAACTACGAAATGGTGCTGGACTTAAGGCAGCAATATCTTCTGGTTATTCAAAAGCTTACTGGTCAATTTTTGATGCAAACGTTACTACATTAATTGTTGGTTTCATACTATTTACATTAGGTCAGGGCCCTGTAAAAGGATTTGCAATTACCTTGATGATTGGTATCGTATGTTCATTCTTCAGTGCAGTATTTATTACACGTGTTGTTGTAGAAGCATTCTCTAAAAAAGGAGATAATTCAAAGTTATCTTTTGCCAATGCTTTCTCAAGAAATGCACTTACCAAATTGAATTTCGACTTCCTCAGCAAGCGCAAACTTGCTTATGTATTCAGTTCAATTTTTATTGGTGTTGGCATAATTGCCATGATTGTGAAATCATTAGCCCTTGGAGTAGATTTCAAAGGAGGTAGGGCTTATGTTATCACTTTTGATGAAGATAGAGATCCTACGGAAATTAAAACCTCATTAGGCAGCTACTTTGATAATGCAAGTACGGAAGTGAAAACTTTTGGTGCTGACAATATCTTAAAAATTACTACATCATTTAAAATCGACGATGAAACTGATGTAGCTGATGCTGAAGTTAGGGACAAATTAATTGAAGGTCTGACTGCCTCCACAGGCCTAGCTTATATTGAAGATGGGGCTATACTTAGTGATGGTAACTTTACCATATCCAGTTCTTCAAAGGTAGGAGCTACAATAGCTGACGACATTAAGAATTCATCTTACAAGTCTGCGATTTTTGCACTCGTATGTATTTTCATCTATATCGTATTTAGATTTAGAAAGTGGCAATTTGGACTTGGGGCAATCATAGCCTTATTTCATGATACAATGTTCGTATTGTCTGCTTTTGCTATAGCTAATTTGCTAGGCATTTCATTCGAAATAGATCAGGTCTTTGTAGCAGCAATTCTCACAATTATTGGATATTCTATCAATGATACAGTGGTAGTATTTGATAGAATTCGTGAAAATATGGGTATCAAATCAGGATCAGAACTGATTCCTGTTTTCAATGAATCATTAAACAGTACGATAAGCAGAACATTCATCACCTCTGTTACTACTTTAATTGTGGTAATTGTTCTATTCTTATTTGGTGGTGCGGTGCTACAAGGCTTCTCTTTTGCCTTACTTGTAGGTATTATCGTAGGTACGTATTCATCTATATTTATTGCAACACCTATTGTAATTGACCTAAATAAGAAAAAAGATTAG
- a CDS encoding P-loop NTPase fold protein — protein sequence MSKPIIVGITGGSGSGKTLFMNSLISQIKSASLLSMDNYYVEISKQKKDEEGIEDFDRLESIDHQQYIEDLKKLIKGESISYKEYTFNNSNSKSKIVTIESQPVILVEGIFILYIHEIRELLDLKLYIEAPDYLMMKRRIIRDANERGYDLNDVLYRYEHHVTPSYTKYIEPSKKWADLIIPNHENFNTALKVVSTYLNH from the coding sequence ATGTCTAAACCAATAATAGTAGGAATCACAGGCGGGAGTGGATCAGGGAAAACCCTTTTCATGAATAGCCTGATTTCTCAAATCAAATCAGCATCTCTTCTTTCCATGGATAATTACTATGTTGAGATATCAAAGCAAAAGAAGGATGAAGAGGGTATAGAAGATTTTGATCGCTTAGAGTCAATTGATCATCAACAATATATTGAGGATCTAAAGAAACTTATCAAAGGAGAATCTATCTCATATAAAGAATACACTTTCAACAATAGTAATTCAAAATCAAAGATTGTTACCATTGAGAGTCAGCCCGTGATCTTGGTGGAGGGTATTTTTATTCTATATATACACGAAATTCGAGAGCTGCTTGACTTAAAGCTTTATATAGAAGCCCCAGATTATTTAATGATGAAAAGACGTATTATTCGAGATGCTAATGAAAGAGGATATGACCTAAATGATGTTCTATATCGATATGAGCACCATGTTACACCTTCATACACAAAGTATATTGAGCCATCAAAAAAATGGGCAGATCTTATTATTCCGAATCATGAGAATTTTAACACCGCGTTAAAGGTCGTATCTACCTACCTTAATCATTGA
- a CDS encoding dicarboxylate/amino acid:cation symporter, whose translation MKKLPLHTKIVIGLVLGTIWAFASSYLGWNEFTIDWINPFGTIFIRLLKFIAVPLVLFSIINGISGLSDVSSLGRLGAKTVTAYMITTFLAIGVGLLFVNVVKPGSHVDETQRIKNRLSYEIWLQDNNMGLSQDGQSFLSDPTYNKYLTDAQAEREMSEKERKDLEDKMEKAEKTKESSPLQFVVDMVPENIILSISNNQLMLQVIFFAIFFGVTIVLLPKDTVAPVVSFVESVNSVFLKMVDIVMKAAPFFVFALLSGVVAKMADTPAEVFEIFLGLGSYSLTLLGGLFFVVFILYPLILKIFVSGFSYKDFFKKMSPAQFLAFSTSSSAATLPVTMECVEKGLGVPKKISSFVLPIGATVNMDGTSLHQAVAVIFMAQLHFIDLTIAQQLTIVLTASLASIGAAAVPSAGLIMMIVVLQSVGLNPAWVAIIFPVDRFLDMCRTVVNVTGDATVATLISKSEGELKPET comes from the coding sequence ATGAAAAAATTACCTCTACATACCAAGATTGTAATTGGATTAGTGCTCGGAACTATTTGGGCATTTGCCTCTAGTTACCTAGGGTGGAATGAATTCACCATTGATTGGATCAATCCATTTGGAACCATCTTTATTCGATTGTTAAAGTTTATTGCAGTTCCATTAGTTCTTTTTTCCATTATCAATGGAATCTCTGGATTGAGCGATGTTTCCAGCCTTGGTAGGTTGGGTGCAAAAACGGTGACTGCTTATATGATTACGACATTTCTGGCCATTGGTGTTGGGTTACTGTTCGTTAATGTAGTTAAGCCAGGATCACATGTCGATGAGACACAACGAATAAAGAATAGGCTTTCCTATGAGATATGGTTGCAAGACAATAACATGGGACTTTCACAGGATGGTCAGTCTTTCTTGTCTGATCCTACATACAATAAATACCTTACTGATGCTCAAGCAGAGCGTGAGATGTCTGAAAAAGAGCGGAAGGATCTGGAGGATAAAATGGAAAAGGCGGAGAAAACAAAGGAAAGCTCTCCCCTTCAATTTGTAGTGGATATGGTACCTGAAAATATCATTCTATCCATCTCCAACAATCAACTAATGCTTCAGGTGATTTTCTTTGCTATCTTCTTTGGAGTAACGATTGTACTACTACCTAAGGACACTGTAGCCCCTGTGGTTTCATTTGTAGAAAGTGTCAATTCTGTCTTTCTCAAGATGGTGGATATTGTTATGAAAGCTGCTCCATTTTTTGTTTTCGCATTACTTTCAGGTGTGGTGGCCAAGATGGCCGATACACCTGCAGAAGTTTTTGAGATATTTCTTGGCTTAGGTTCATACTCGCTCACTTTGCTGGGTGGATTGTTCTTTGTAGTATTTATTCTGTACCCATTAATTTTAAAAATCTTCGTTTCAGGGTTCTCCTACAAAGATTTTTTCAAGAAAATGAGCCCTGCTCAATTCCTTGCATTCTCTACAAGTTCCAGTGCTGCTACGCTTCCTGTGACGATGGAGTGTGTGGAAAAAGGATTAGGTGTACCCAAAAAGATTTCAAGCTTTGTATTACCTATCGGAGCTACAGTCAATATGGATGGAACAAGCCTTCATCAGGCAGTAGCTGTGATTTTTATGGCACAACTTCATTTTATCGATTTAACTATTGCTCAGCAACTCACGATCGTTTTAACTGCTTCTCTTGCATCAATAGGTGCAGCAGCGGTACCAAGTGCAGGGCTGATTATGATGATTGTTGTATTACAATCTGTCGGGTTGAATCCAGCATGGGTTGCTATTATTTTCCCTGTAGACAGATTCTTAGATATGTGTAGAACGGTAGTCAACGTAACTGGAGATGCTACTGTAGCCACGCTGATTTCAAAATCCGAAGGAGAACTGAAACCAGAAACCTAA
- the rdgB gene encoding RdgB/HAM1 family non-canonical purine NTP pyrophosphatase: MKICFASHNPNKVKEMAQIMSDHFSIVGLNELGISEDIEETGDTFEENSRIKARYVYEKHGIPTFADDSGLSVSSLDGEPGVYSARYAGKHKNDDDNIDLLLENLKDISDRSAKFQTVVTFIDDKGNEKQFSGEVKGKIIEARLGTNGFGYDPIFQPEEYEETFAQLSIEVKNRISHRAKAVQKLLEHLNQTYV; the protein is encoded by the coding sequence ATGAAGATTTGCTTTGCCTCCCACAATCCAAATAAGGTAAAGGAAATGGCTCAAATAATGTCGGATCACTTCTCCATTGTTGGGTTAAATGAGCTTGGAATTTCGGAGGACATTGAAGAAACTGGAGACACCTTTGAGGAAAATTCGAGAATCAAAGCCAGATATGTTTACGAAAAACATGGAATCCCCACATTCGCAGACGATAGTGGGCTTTCTGTATCTTCTTTGGATGGAGAGCCAGGTGTTTACTCTGCCAGATATGCCGGAAAGCATAAAAACGATGATGATAATATCGACCTCCTCCTTGAGAATCTAAAAGACATATCTGACAGGTCTGCGAAATTTCAAACGGTAGTCACCTTTATTGACGATAAAGGAAATGAAAAGCAGTTTTCCGGAGAAGTAAAAGGAAAGATCATCGAGGCAAGACTAGGTACAAATGGTTTTGGATATGATCCCATTTTTCAACCTGAGGAATATGAGGAAACTTTTGCACAGCTATCTATCGAAGTGAAAAATAGAATTTCTCATAGAGCAAAGGCTGTTCAAAAACTTTTAGAACACCTCAATCAAACCTATGTCTAA
- a CDS encoding nucleoside-diphosphate kinase: protein MAGKKTFTMIKPDAYEAGNSGAIIKIIEEAGFKVEAAKLTKLSAERAGQFYEVHKERPFYNDLVSYMSSGAIIAMVLEKENAVEDFRNLIGATNPAEAAEGTIRKQFAKSIEANAIHGSDSDENAAIEASFFFSMTERF, encoded by the coding sequence ATGGCTGGAAAAAAGACTTTCACAATGATCAAACCAGATGCTTATGAAGCTGGTAATTCAGGTGCGATCATCAAAATTATTGAAGAAGCAGGTTTTAAAGTAGAGGCTGCAAAATTGACTAAACTTTCTGCAGAACGTGCAGGGCAGTTTTATGAAGTTCATAAAGAGAGACCATTTTATAATGACCTTGTTTCTTATATGTCTTCAGGGGCCATTATAGCGATGGTACTTGAAAAAGAAAATGCTGTTGAAGATTTTAGAAATCTTATTGGTGCGACGAATCCTGCTGAGGCTGCCGAAGGTACAATTAGAAAGCAATTTGCAAAATCTATAGAAGCAAATGCTATACATGGATCTGATTCCGACGAGAATGCTGCTATTGAGGCAAGCTTCTTTTTCTCAATGACGGAGAGATTCTAA
- a CDS encoding segregation/condensation protein A: protein MVVSDQTFEIKLELFEGPFDLLLFFIERDELDIYDIPIAKITNDFLEYLEHLEKLNVEVASEFILVAATLMRIKAKMLLPRPVIDEEGNEIDPREELIKHLLEYKKYKSVVATLSKMEADRLDREKRGNLKKEIKRLSETINVEAEMQDLDLYKMMKVFQKVMTRYEFEKNKPIHKVVQYPYTIEKQKAKLMERLVYGKKLSFTDMIDEKPEKILIIFNFLSILELLQLKQIVISLGEGFNNFWIERRDESALAETK from the coding sequence ATGGTGGTAAGTGATCAAACATTTGAAATAAAGCTAGAGCTATTTGAAGGACCCTTCGACCTTCTCTTATTCTTTATAGAACGTGACGAGCTGGATATATATGATATTCCTATAGCTAAAATCACCAACGACTTTTTGGAATACCTTGAGCATCTTGAAAAATTAAATGTAGAGGTAGCTAGTGAATTCATTTTAGTTGCAGCTACTTTGATGAGAATAAAAGCTAAAATGCTATTGCCAAGACCCGTGATCGATGAAGAAGGGAATGAGATTGACCCTAGGGAAGAACTGATAAAACACCTATTAGAGTATAAGAAATATAAGTCTGTAGTAGCTACGCTTTCAAAAATGGAAGCTGATAGATTGGATCGAGAAAAACGAGGGAATCTTAAAAAAGAAATTAAGCGCCTTTCCGAGACTATCAACGTTGAAGCTGAGATGCAAGACCTTGATCTATACAAGATGATGAAGGTATTTCAGAAGGTAATGACACGCTATGAATTTGAAAAAAATAAGCCAATTCATAAAGTAGTCCAATACCCATATACAATCGAAAAACAAAAAGCCAAGCTCATGGAACGCTTAGTTTATGGTAAGAAACTTTCTTTTACTGATATGATTGATGAGAAACCAGAAAAAATTCTTATCATTTTTAATTTCCTGTCTATTCTAGAGCTGCTGCAATTAAAACAAATAGTCATTTCATTAGGTGAGGGATTTAATAATTTCTGGATTGAGAGAAGAGATGAATCAGCTTTAGCTGAGACAAAATAA
- a CDS encoding bifunctional oligoribonuclease/PAP phosphatase NrnA, whose protein sequence is MQDIQALKDYLNTPKKIVITTHANPDADALGSSLGLHHFLVQFGHKVTTIVPNSYPDFLEWMPGNHLVVNYEKSQDVADALINDADLLFCLDFSGFGRIKRMKEVASNTPAKIALVDHHLNPEIIPDFNFWNDKSAATAELIYDLINNYSGKDSINQDIAECLYAGIMTDTGSFKHPSTTSKIHRTVAELIDLGADVNKVSRFIYDTNSLERLRFLGHALAQKLEVDEIARVAYFIIEEGDFKDFRLKQGDTEGLVNYALSIKGIAVAAIIIEREKEIKLSFRSIGDFAVNKFAEEYFNGGGHKNAAGGSSDLSLKETEQKFKDLIEKDILNTRIK, encoded by the coding sequence ATGCAGGATATACAGGCGTTAAAGGATTATCTAAATACTCCTAAAAAAATTGTGATCACGACTCATGCCAATCCCGATGCTGATGCACTGGGCTCATCCTTAGGATTGCATCATTTCTTAGTTCAATTCGGTCATAAGGTCACTACAATCGTTCCGAATAGTTATCCGGACTTCCTAGAATGGATGCCTGGAAATCATCTGGTAGTTAATTATGAAAAATCTCAAGATGTTGCCGACGCATTAATCAATGATGCTGATTTGCTTTTTTGTTTAGATTTTTCCGGATTTGGTAGAATCAAACGAATGAAGGAAGTTGCTTCGAATACTCCAGCTAAAATTGCCCTTGTAGACCACCACCTTAATCCTGAAATTATTCCTGATTTTAATTTCTGGAATGATAAATCGGCAGCTACAGCAGAGTTAATCTATGATTTGATCAATAATTATTCTGGAAAGGATTCGATTAATCAAGATATTGCAGAGTGTTTATATGCAGGCATAATGACCGATACCGGGTCGTTTAAACATCCTTCTACCACTTCAAAAATTCACAGGACGGTAGCGGAATTAATTGACTTAGGAGCTGATGTTAATAAGGTTAGTCGATTTATTTACGACACGAATTCTTTAGAACGGCTTAGATTTTTGGGACATGCTCTTGCACAAAAACTTGAAGTAGATGAGATTGCCAGGGTTGCTTATTTTATCATCGAAGAGGGTGATTTTAAAGATTTTAGATTAAAACAAGGGGATACCGAAGGGTTAGTCAATTATGCATTATCCATAAAAGGTATTGCAGTAGCAGCAATAATTATTGAGAGAGAAAAAGAAATTAAGCTTTCCTTTAGGAGCATTGGGGACTTTGCAGTGAATAAATTCGCGGAAGAATACTTTAACGGAGGCGGGCACAAAAATGCAGCCGGAGGATCTTCAGATCTATCGCTAAAAGAAACTGAACAAAAATTTAAAGATTTAATAGAAAAAGACATTTTAAATACACGCATAAAATGA
- a CDS encoding FKBP-type peptidyl-prolyl cis-trans isomerase encodes MRKIGYIVIAVLFAACGTSSFETESGVTVTYLKKGNGDQPVDSLVSMFIIKSTTEDGKVVMDNADPIPLKIDPTNAQDQGELFQILPLLKTGDSVSFDLAASEFFQKTFRAPLPDSIAPESKINFQVKYVDQLTEEGYFDMVAKKAEEAASKQIVIDNQIIDDYLIENGIDAAKTESGLRFVMTEEGTGSKPTPGQQVSVNYTGWVLNGDYFDSSNKEVAMENGIYNERREPYVPYSFPLGQGEVIKGWDEGIALLNEGGKARLYIPSTLGYGSSNRSAVIKANSILVFDVELVEVKD; translated from the coding sequence ATGAGAAAAATAGGATATATCGTAATAGCTGTGCTTTTTGCTGCATGTGGGACGAGTTCATTTGAAACAGAGAGTGGGGTCACAGTAACCTACCTTAAAAAAGGAAATGGAGATCAACCTGTTGACAGTCTGGTTTCAATGTTTATCATTAAATCTACAACTGAAGATGGTAAGGTGGTCATGGATAATGCCGATCCAATACCTTTAAAAATTGATCCAACCAATGCTCAAGATCAGGGTGAGCTTTTCCAAATATTACCACTTCTGAAAACAGGGGATAGCGTAAGCTTCGACTTGGCAGCATCAGAGTTCTTTCAAAAAACGTTCAGGGCTCCATTACCTGATTCTATTGCCCCTGAAAGCAAAATTAATTTCCAAGTCAAGTATGTAGATCAATTAACTGAAGAAGGTTATTTCGATATGGTGGCTAAGAAAGCTGAAGAGGCTGCTTCTAAACAAATTGTTATCGACAATCAGATAATAGATGACTATTTAATTGAAAATGGAATAGACGCTGCTAAAACAGAAAGTGGCTTGAGATTTGTAATGACTGAAGAAGGCACAGGCTCAAAACCCACACCAGGACAACAAGTCAGTGTAAACTACACCGGATGGGTTTTAAATGGCGATTATTTTGATTCTAGTAATAAGGAAGTTGCGATGGAGAATGGCATCTACAACGAAAGAAGAGAACCATATGTACCCTACTCATTCCCTCTTGGACAAGGAGAAGTGATCAAAGGGTGGGATGAAGGAATTGCGTTGTTAAATGAAGGTGGGAAAGCAAGACTATATATTCCAAGTACATTAGGATATGGCAGTAGTAACAGAAGTGCTGTTATCAAAGCAAACTCAATCTTAGTCTTTGACGTTGAATTAGTTGAAGTTAAAGACTAA